One Littorina saxatilis isolate snail1 linkage group LG1, US_GU_Lsax_2.0, whole genome shotgun sequence genomic window carries:
- the LOC138945999 gene encoding enolase-phosphatase E1-like, with amino-acid sequence MTKRKTVAEPRAETVQTKQHTTHKQQAQSVVPVNSAQPLDSCQRLSHAGQVAEEEAAEGEDKPQAKSNEVQQQTTRADVPPKPRDSTAQHQNTLEHNDDESAGKDDSMTKRKTIAEPRAETVQTKQHTTHKQQAQSVVPVNSAQPLDSCQRIGHAGQVAEEEAAEGEDKPQAKSNEVQQQTTRADVPPKPRDSTAQHQNTLEHNDDESAGKDDSMTKRKTIAEPRAEKVQTKQHTTHKQQAQSVVPVNSAQPLDSCQRIGHAGQVAEEEAAEGEDKPQANSNEVQQQTTRADVPPKPRDSTAQHQNTLEHNDDESAGADTCLKDTKTRVSPTGDESRTYPKTIIDSQAPLDPAGPHRPNSEEQELPDHLTVENVSDSDSEDKSTTSTQAMTQTSSALPGISPSHLPNNTHQQELPIYLTIENTSDSDSDLDSEFQERPEHTSADSNHLSLESIVCNILYVCVCFIVLCFLMKLCFCEFFQ; translated from the exons ATGACAAAACGGAAGACCGTCGCCGAGCCACGAGCAGAAACAGTGCAGACCAAACAACACACAACGCACAAACAGCAGGCCCAGTCTGTGGTACCAGTCAACTCTGCACAACCTCTCGACAGTTGTCAGCGCTTAAGCCATGCAGGCCAAG TTGCAGAAGAAGAGGCAGCTGAAGGAGAGGATAAGCCACAAGCAAAAAGCAACGAAGTCCAGCAACAGACAACACGCGCAGATGTCCCGCCCAAACCACGTGACTCTACTGCACAACATCAGAACACACTTGAGCACAATGACGACGAAAGCGCAG GGAAAGATGACTCGATGACAAAACGGAAGACCATCGCCGAGCCACGAGCAGAAACAGTGCAGACCAAACAACACACAACGCACAAACAGCAGGCCCAGTCTGTGGTACCAGTCAACTCTGCACAACCTCTCGACAGTTGTCAGCGCATAGGCCATGCAGGCCAAG TTGCAGAAGAAGAGGCAGCTGAAGGAGAGGATAAGCCACAAGCAAAAAGCAACGAAGTCCAGCAACAGACAACACGCGCAGATGTCCCGCCCAAACCACGTGACTCTACTGCACAACATCAGAACACACTTGAGCACAATGACGACGAAAGCGCAG GGAAAGATGACTCGATGACAAAACGGAAGACCATCGCCGAGCCACGAGCAGAAAAAGTGCAGACCAAACAACACACAACGCACAAACAGCAGGCCCAGTCTGTGGTACCAGTCAACTCTGCACAACCTCTCGACAGTTGTCAGCGCATAGGCCATGCAGGCCAAG TTGCAGAAGAAGAGGCAGCTGAAGGAGAGGATAAGCCACAAGCAAACAGCAACGAAGTCCAGCAACAGACAACACGCGCAGATGTCCCGCCCAAACCACGTGACTCTACTGCACAACATCAGAACACACTTGAGCACAATGACGACGAAAGCGCAG GCGCAGATACCTGTCTGAAAGATACTAAAACAAGGGTATCACCCACAGGAGATGAATCAAGAACATATCCGAAGACAATAATTGATTCACAG GCCCCACTTGATCCTGCGGGACCGCATAGGCCAAATAGCGAAGAACAAGAACTGCCCGATCACTTGACAGTTGAGAACGTCTCCGACTCAGATTCTGAAGATAAATCCACAACATCTACACAGGCG ATGACGCAAACAAGCTCCGCATTGCCAGGGATATCGCCATCGCATTTACCAAATAACACTCATCAACAAGAACTGCCTATTTACTTGACAATTGAGAACACGTCCGACTCAGATTCTGATTTAGATTCAGAGTTTCAGGAAAGGCCTGAGCATACAAGCGCAGACTCAAACCACCTTAGCTTGGAAAGCATTGTGTGCAATATATTGTACGTTTGCGTATGTTTTATTGTCCTCTGTTTTCTGATGaagttgtgtttttgtgagttTTTTCAATGA